CTTTGATTCGCCCGAGGTCGATTTGCCGGAAGATATTGCCAGAATCGAAAAGCTCCTTACCCGAAGATAAACCTTTATAGTTTTATTTTATTCTTTAATTAAAATATATATTGACATAAATATAACCAAAAGGTATTATCCTGGTTGAGCGTAAACAATCGACAATCGCTCAAATTAGGAGGGAACTTCACGGTTATGAAAACCGACCTGGGGTTCATCGGAAAAAACATCCGGAATCTTAGAAGGCAGCGCAATTGGACCATGGCCGAACTGGCTGCCAAAATCGGGA
Above is a window of Candidatus Desulfatibia profunda DNA encoding:
- a CDS encoding helix-turn-helix transcriptional regulator, translating into MKTDLGFIGKNIRNLRRQRNWTMAELAAKIG